The genomic interval ATAAGTAAATGCTAAGGATTGTTAACTCCGCTAGCTTGATTTCATTGAACTATATGGTTAGTTTTATATCATCAACCTTGGTTGATTATGGTTCCAAACTTCAGCTATTATTATTCCAAACCAAACAAGAACTCAACAGTTATTTCATAATGATGTACAACAATCAAAATAGGGAAGACTATAAAAACTAACGATCACTAAAATCATGAAACATTACAGTTCATGTACACTTACATATAAAGTCAATAAATAACACATGATGGTGCAGTATGATGTAAAACATCATTTTCCTATCTCAAATggataaaatattaagaaaaatgcAGATTTCATCTTAAAATAAACATGGAAGTCCAATTTCACATATTCTCTTCGATTATTGAACTAGATGAAGAGTTCAAGGCACTACCATAACAACAAATGTTGGTTTGAATGATCTCTTTTGAAAAAACATATGATGAACAAGtgcatgtaaaataaataaaatgctTGAAATAGACATGTCAGACTCACCTTGTAAAGCATCATCCAGACACGAATTTGAGAATAATGCAAATGGAGTTGAGAAGTATGAGAGGAACTCTAAGGTACTGAGTTGCATAAATGAGACCTATAAGCTGGCCTTTGAACGACTTAGTCCTTCCTCCTGAGAAATCTGTGAAACCCCATCCTCTAGGTGCAAGAAAACGACCCTCATTTAATATTGCCAATGCATTTGCAAGAAGCAAAAACCCCTCAAGTATAGTCCACAAACCCATTTCCCTACATTGGAAACAAATCCAACCATGTGATCATCACGTAACTGATCCAAAGAAAACTAAGAGTGTGCTTCCATTCTCACAGAGCTCAAAAGAGACTTATTACCAAAGGATTGAAATGCATCACTTTCCCTGAACTGAAGGTTGCtggtacaaaaagaaaaaatactcTGTAGTTACAGTTTTACAATCAGGGTAGGAGCACCTCACTCAATTACCTAATTAAATTACtggttttaattaaaatttcaagaATATGAATCCATTGCTTGCACCAACTAAAATTCCACAATCCAAATTTCCAAATAGAAGATAAACCTCAGTTAATGTATCTACAAATAGTTTCCCACATCGTGGGAAATCATGTACAAAAACAAGTGCAGACATTTAACTCACACCAAACTATAGAAAAACAGGAATAATGTTTGAACAACGAAACCACAACAACATCAGCCATCGCCACAGAACTGGCGATTAAGGATCACAAAATATCCTAGATCTTCCGACAAAAAGGCAACGAAAAAAATGTTGATGTTTAttgtttcaataaaaaaaaaaacagaacaaaattaagattcaattgagtcagtttgaaaagaaaatttgagAAAACCTGATATGGAACCGTGAGATGAAATACGATCGATCATATCATCCTGATGTTAAATGTGTGAATGAAGTCTGAGGAAGGAAAATCCAACAGCTAAATCACCTTGACCGAAGGGTAGAAAAGGTCATAGATTTCTGTTGGATCCGTAAGCCCAGTTATTAAGAACCAAACCAAACTCTCTTGGCAAAAACACAGAAGAAAAGAGAAGGTGTCTAGTATTTTAGTTTGTCGTGTAActgattttttctttcttttctattttgtttttgtttagaaattttacattatttgaATCACTTGATTTAATCTAACTATATTGGAAGTATAAAGGTCTTTTTACATTCTACTTTAATCACAATTTGTTTGTTAACTTTTATATAAGTTTGATTTGTATCCCCTTAAAACTCTTTTCTTCCATTTACTTTGTACAATGTATTGAAATTAAgggaagaaggaaaagaaaaaagaacatattttaaataaataaataaaagtgtaaCCATAATGCATAAGATATTAGTACATGGTTGGATATGTTGGTGTATACTTTATTActgaaataaaagtaaaaatttcaAAGCAAGACAAGAAAAGGGTAATCAACACTAATCTGATACCGTAGTAGATTCGAATATCCAATTTGCCCACTTCTGAGATGTCATGTCACCTCTCTTCATTATTGTTCTACTTTCACATTTCAATCTCATGAACCAAAACCCTTCTCTCACGTTCATTCCAACAAAAAAATATCTCTCAAAATTCTGATTGGTCCATCAAAATTCTTTATATctccaaaattaatttatttttcattaatcttGAATTATTTTCTCACAATAATCTTTTTCTACAAAATTTGGTCTGAGAATAGTTTGGCAAAATCTCCCCATTCATTTGAATTTACTTTATACATTCTTCAGCACTGAACAATACTGAACAACTCCACCagtaaaaagagaaaaatgtataaaaataatataacagAGAATTTATGTATGGCAATTCATTTGATCAATATATATATCCTTTGGTCTGAAATTCTATTTGTTAAAGTGTTGATTCATTGATGTGGTTTTTCATAGAAAGAGGAAAACATCATTGTCACCCATGAATCAGTACTGAATAAGGCCCTTGTTCAGtttcttgtttgtgtttgtcTCTAAGTTAACTCTTTCACTTCACCTCTCTATATCCTCTTCCAGTTAAGCTACCCAGATTGGTGGACTTGCTTCTTCAATGGCTCAAATTGCTCTTATTGCTCCACCAACTTTCAGAGCTATTACCACTGGCATGTTCCACTTTCCATGCTGTCAAATTCACCATCCAACCTCTTATCTCTCTTTTTTCCTAATTTCTCTTGTGTTCTCCTAGGAACCAAACAGAGTCAAATGATGATTTAGTTTGAACCATGAACTGATGTGTTTTCAGGTGGGGGAAAACAGCAACAACATGAACTCTCATATTCAAGAAAGAGAGTGAGTTTAGCATCAGTTGTTCCAAGTAGGAAGATGAAGAAGGTTCCATTGTTTGTTTCATCAAATTGTGGTGGTGAAAGGAGTAGAAGTGTGGTGGTGAAAGTTTCAGGAGGAGGAACCATCTCtctccctcatggttggccaccACAAAAGGTAAGTCACTATTGAAACTTTT from Phaseolus vulgaris cultivar G19833 chromosome 1, P. vulgaris v2.0, whole genome shotgun sequence carries:
- the LOC137815048 gene encoding uncharacterized protein — translated: MGLWTILEGFLLLANALAILNEGRFLAPRGWGFTDFSGGRTKSFKGQLIGLIYATQYLRVPLILLNSICIILKFVSG